Part of the Novipirellula artificiosorum genome, TTTGGTCCGTTCTCGCTACGGACGTTGCGTTCGGGCCGGATGGTGCGCTCTACGTTAGCGATTGGGTCGATGGCTGGGATGGCGTTGGCAAAGGTCGCATTTACCGGCTGACGGACAACCGGTTTCATGATTCGCCGGATGTCAAGGAAGTCGCCAAGCTTCTTGGTGGTGATTGGCGTTCGTTGCCGACGGAGGACTTGGTCGCGGGGCTCGCACATTCGGATCGTCGCATTCGATTGGAATCCCAATGGGAATTGGCCCATCGTCGGGACACCGCTGTCCTACTACCCATCGCAATCAGCACCGATACCCCGACGCTCGGTCGATTGCATGCCCTTTGGGGAGCCGACATGGTGGCTCGGGTTGATCTACGCAAACGGCCGGCGGTGATCGACGCCATTCGTCCGCTGATGGAGGATGCAGATCCCGTCATTCGGGCAGCCGCAGCCAAAGTGGTGGGCGAGCGTGGCGATCAAGATTCGGTGGCTCGTTTGACAAACCTGCTGACCGACGAATCGAGTCGCGTACGCTACTATGCGACCCTGTCCTTGGCCCACTTGAAAGCTGCTTCCGCGATGCCCGCCGTTGTGCAATTGCTGGAAACGAACAACGATTCGGACCCTGCCCTCCGACATGCCGGACAAGTCTTTTTGTCGCTTGCCGTTCCTGCCGCGCAGGTTGCGACTTTGAGCGAGCACAAGAGTGAAGCGGTCCGGCGCAGTGCTGTCGTAGCATTGCGACGAACCACCAGTGGTGAGGTCGTGCGGTTTTTAACCAGCGAGAGCCCCTTGGTGTCGGCAGAAGCCGCCAGAGCGATTCATGATGCGCCTATCCCTTTGGCACTTCAAGCCTTGGCTTCCATGATCGAAACCCCGCTTGCGAATGTTCCCTTGCTTCGGCGTGTGATCAACGCAAATTATCGCATTGGTTCGCCGGAAGCGGCAAAAGCACTTGCCAAGTTCGCGGCCCGTGGCTCCAACCCCGAGTTGATGCGGATCGAAGCACTCGATTGCCTCGCTGAATGGGATAACGTCGATCCGCGAGATCGCGTTTTGGGTGACGTACGCCAAGTGACCCCGCGATCCCGCGCCGATGCCTTCGATGCGCTATCGAGTGAAATGGAGGCGATTCTGGCGGGAAGCGAGACCATTCGTGAGAAGGCCATTGAAGTGGCAGCCAAACGCGGCATCAAGAAGGTCGCCCCGTGGTTAGCGATGCGAGTGATTGATTCCAACCACAATTGGCAGACGCGTGCATCGGCGCTGACAGGATTAGCGAAGCTGGATTCGTCGAAGGCGACGGAGTTGGCAAAAGAGGTCAAGCTAGCGCCGGCGAACGAGTTACTCGAAGCTGCCCTCCGCGTGCTGGCCGATCATGACGCTGCGGCCTCGATCGACACGTTCATTGCAGCGACCGAAAGTCGTGGAACAAAGGTACGGCAATTGGCGTGGGATATTTTGGCAACAATCGAAGACGAACGCGCAAACGAAGCGATTTCGAATGCGGTTCGGCAATATCTCGAGGGGACCTTGGCGAGTGAAGTGGCATTGAATGTGCTGGAAGCTGCCAGGGACCGGCTCGACGTCCCTACGATGGAAGATCTGAAAGAGCACCAGTTGTCGCTGCGTGAATCGGACCCTTTGGCGCCTTGGTTGACATCGCTCCATGGTGGTGATGCGATGGCAGGCAAGAAACTCTTTTTTGAAAAGACCGAGTTGTCGTGCGTTCGATGCCATCGGATCGAATCCTTGGGAGGCGAGGTGGGCCCCGAATTAACAACGATCGGCAAGCAGAAAGATGCTCGCTATCTGCTGGAGAGTATTTGCTTGCCCAATACAACCATCGCTGAGAAGTTTGGTTCGATGGTGATTGCAACCGACAGCGGCCAGGTGTTCACGGGGATCGTAAAATCAGAAACAGAGGAAGCGATCGAGCTGACTCAAGTCGATGGGTCACTGGTTCAAGTGGCCCAAGAGGAGATCGTCGCCTTACGATCGGGAAAGTCGGCGATGCCAGCTGATTTGGTCCAACATCTTTCGGGCCGTGAATTGCGTGATCTGGTGGCCTATCTGTCGAGTTTGCAAACGGAAACGCAGCCTTCAACCGACGTGCAGTAGCGAGCTCGTCTTCCGCCGCAGCTCAATTTTCGGGAAGGGCCGTTTCCTAGCGGCCACACTCCCAGGTGATTTGGCCGGTGGGAACCGGCCCTACTTCGAACGCCGACTCGCAATTCAAGCTGAGTCGGAATACTGGTGGACCGTCAGCATTAAGTTTTAGGGTAGTGGATTTCGCCAGAAATCCGTAACTCAAATGTTCTTCGGGACTTCTGGCGAAGTCCACTACGTCCCAACTCGCAGTTTTAACCTTGACGGTCCACTCGACCGAACGTGACCTCCCAAAAAGGGTGTTAGGATCCCGCTTGGACCACGGGTTGCGTGTGCCGATCGCTGCA contains:
- a CDS encoding PVC-type heme-binding CxxCH protein produces the protein MSILFVHAVTRAAGPLASNEPLQPDVAAASGEAQVAMSAVTIPENWTINLFASEPMVANIVAFDIDLEGRLFVAESYRQNRGVTDNRGHDDTWLLADLSAQTVQDRIDYHRRLLGDSAVTYTQHDDRIRRLIDADSDGKADDSVVFANGFHRLEEGTGAGVLARGNDVYYTCIPRLWKLSDRNGDGEADDRNVISDGYGVRVAFRGHDLHGLTMGPDGRLYFSVGDRGYHVTTSDGKVIADPATGAVFRCEMDGSSLEVFCNGLRNPQELAFNDLGDWFTVDNNSDSGDKARIVQLLQYGDSGWRMYYQYLPTRGPFNEDRLWEPWHPAQPAYIVPPIANFTDGPSGLAYYPGTGFSDEWKDRFLICDFRGAASQSGVRSFKLSPAGAFYKLESDDQPIWSVLATDVAFGPDGALYVSDWVDGWDGVGKGRIYRLTDNRFHDSPDVKEVAKLLGGDWRSLPTEDLVAGLAHSDRRIRLESQWELAHRRDTAVLLPIAISTDTPTLGRLHALWGADMVARVDLRKRPAVIDAIRPLMEDADPVIRAAAAKVVGERGDQDSVARLTNLLTDESSRVRYYATLSLAHLKAASAMPAVVQLLETNNDSDPALRHAGQVFLSLAVPAAQVATLSEHKSEAVRRSAVVALRRTTSGEVVRFLTSESPLVSAEAARAIHDAPIPLALQALASMIETPLANVPLLRRVINANYRIGSPEAAKALAKFAARGSNPELMRIEALDCLAEWDNVDPRDRVLGDVRQVTPRSRADAFDALSSEMEAILAGSETIREKAIEVAAKRGIKKVAPWLAMRVIDSNHNWQTRASALTGLAKLDSSKATELAKEVKLAPANELLEAALRVLADHDAAASIDTFIAATESRGTKVRQLAWDILATIEDERANEAISNAVRQYLEGTLASEVALNVLEAARDRLDVPTMEDLKEHQLSLRESDPLAPWLTSLHGGDAMAGKKLFFEKTELSCVRCHRIESLGGEVGPELTTIGKQKDARYLLESICLPNTTIAEKFGSMVIATDSGQVFTGIVKSETEEAIELTQVDGSLVQVAQEEIVALRSGKSAMPADLVQHLSGRELRDLVAYLSSLQTETQPSTDVQ